A stretch of DNA from Nerophis ophidion isolate RoL-2023_Sa linkage group LG18, RoL_Noph_v1.0, whole genome shotgun sequence:
TACATGCAAACCAACAGGTGGCGCCAAACGACTTAGTCGGAGGTTTTTTTCTTGTCACTCACACTCTTGACCTGCAGAGATGGAGCTGCAACACTGAAGAAAAGTGTCTGGAAGGTTTGTAAACAACAGAAGAGGATGCTACTTTAAAGATAATGgtgataaattaaaaaaaaggaaacaacCTTTCCAGCAAGTGCCAGCTTTAGgcttttttgtgtgtctgtagtcTCATTTCAGACTTGAATATTGCTCCATGTTTCTAATCGAATTTCATCCCAAAACTCCAAATGGCACTAATTATCgaaaatgtaaacagtgtgcacCGGAGCCTTTCTTACCCTGTGccctaaaccagtgtttttcaaccaagacacgcacattttttgcgtagaaaaaatctggaggcacaccaccggcagaaaacattaaaaattgaGACTCAACAGCAGTAAAAAGTCGCTGTTGAAATTtttggatgtgactttaaagcaggggtgtcaaactcaatacagagtgggccaaaatttaaaactgaacaaagctgcgggccaaggttgaacaaatgaaccttttaatagggacccaaacaagttttgcattgaatattgaacaagcaaggcttatataactttatagtgacatgtaaaatccagttttaaataataatcattaaaaaatatcaatggcatatcaaatacaatttaaataaaaatgtaatgcctcttttctatttgcagcccattgaggtaaatatcaaaataaactgtTTTCAtaagctaataataaatttgcaaataaaataacattactaattaatcaaacattcaagccttgaagtagcaagagaaagtgcatgagtaaaacattaattattgcttgggggggtgtatattgtagcgtcccggaagagttagtgctgcaagggattctgggaatttgttctgttgtgttacagtgcagatgttctctcgaaatgtgtttgttattgttgtttggtgtgggttcacagtgtggtgcatatttaaaagattgttaaagttgtctatacggccaccctcagtgtgacctgtatggctgttgaacaagtatgccttgcatacacttgtgtgtgtgtaaaagccgcatatattatgtgactgggctggcacgctatttctatgtaggaaaagcgaacgtgatgacaggttgtagaggacgctaaaggcggtgTCGTTagtgcacgcccccaatattgtcgtccgggtagaaatggggagaaattctggagaatgtttaccccgggagattttcgggaggggcactgaaatttgggagtctgggaaaatcgggagggttggcaagtatgagtattagtagtgaatgcggtgttataaaaccggcgggccagctctaatgttaatttgatattgtctcaagggccaaatgaattcacacggcgggccacatttggcccgcgggccatagtttgacaaccatgctttaaagcataaccaagcatgcatcaatatagctcttgtctcaaagtaggtgtactctcaccacatgtcacatcacgccctgacttatttggatttttttagctgttttcctgtgtgtagtgttttagttcttgtcttgtgctcttattttggtggcttttcctgttttcttggtgtattcctgcagcagtttcatgtcttcttttaagcgatattccccgcatctactttgttttaccaatcaaaaatatttaagttgtttttatccttctttgcggggacattgttgattgccatgtcatgttcggatgtactttgcgtctttgctccacagtaagtctttgctgtcgtccagcattctgtttctgttaaCTTTGTAGCCAGTCAGGTTTTAGTTTCGTACTGCatcgccttccctaagcttcaatgccttttcttaggggcactcaccttttgtttatttttggtttaagcatgagATACGACGGCAGACCCTCATCGTCTCACACGACGGGTTCCCGAcagctacaaagcaattagccaccggctgccacttactgatatggaagagtatagcACGGTTAAGCTGGCGAGTTCTAgacagcatttaagtctcaccttaaaactcatttgcatactcttgcctttaaatagacctcctttttagaccagttgatctgccgcttttttttttttttctcctctgtccccccggtccgatgaccatggatgaagtactggctgtccagagtcgggacccaggatggaccgctcgtcgggacccaggatggaccgctcgcctgtgtatcggctggggacatcgctacgctgctgatccgactccgcttgggatggtttcctgtgaacgggactctcgctgctgtcttggatccgcttgaactgaactctcgcggctgtgttggagccactatggattgaactttcacagtatcatgttagacccgctcgacatccattgctttcggtcccctagaggggggggggttgcccacatctgaggtcctctccaaggtttctcatagtcagcattgtcactggcgtcccactgggtgtgaattctccctgcccactgggtgtgagttttccttgcccttttgtgggttcttccgaggatgtcgtagtcgtaatgatttgtgcagtcctttgacacattatttgcagactataattacttgtttgcaaaaaatatttttaccccatataggtgaaattagataatctaccGTGGCACCCTAGTGTGCcgcgacacagtggttgaaaaatactgccCTAAACAGCCACATAGAGTGTTAATGCCATGACATGACAtgctttttttggggggtattttgCTGATGTTTTGCCTGTGCTTTCATCTTCAAAAAAGGTATAGTAGGGTTCAgtctatagtatagtatagtgttGTATAGTAAAGTATAGTATAGTAGGGTTCAGCCTATAGTATAGTACAGATAATATGGTATAGTATAGTACAGTATAATAGGGCTCAGCCTATAGTATAGTACAGCATAGTAGGGCTGAGTCTATAGTATAGTATACTATTGGATAATATAGTATAGTACAGTAGTCTCAGCCTATAGTATAGTACAGTATAGTAGGGCTGAGTCTATTGTATAGTATACTATTGGataatatagtatagtatagtagtcTCAGCCTattgtatagtatagtatagtatggcTGAGCCTCTAGTATAGTACAGTATAGTAGGGTTCCGCCTATAGTATAGCACAGTATAGTAGGGCTCAGCCTATAGTACAGTAAcaaatagtatagtatagtacagtTTAATAGGGTTCAGCCTGTAGTATTGTATAGTACAGTATAGTAGGGCTCAGCCTTTTGTATAGTACAGTATAGTAGAGTTCAGTCTATGGCATAGTAAAGTATAGtatattacagtacagtacagtatagtAGGATTCAGCCTATAGTATAGTAAAGTAAAGTACAGTACAGTAGGGTTCAGCCTATAGTATAGTAAAGTATAGCACAGTAGAGTAGGGTTCAGCCTATAGTATCGTAAAGTATAGTATAAAAGGGCTCAGCCTATAGTATAGTAAAGTATAGCACAGTACAGTAGGGTTCAGCCTATAGTATCGTAAAGTATAGTATAGCACAGTATAGAAGGGCTCAGCCTATAGTATAGTACAGTATAGAAGAGTTCAGTCTATGGCATAGTATAGTATATtagagtacagtacagtacagcagGGTTCAGCCTATAGTATAGTAAAGGAtagtatagtacagtacagtagggTTCAGTCTGCAGTATAGTATAGTAGCTTTTAAATTCTGACTATAAATTACGTGTTTTTAAGAAGGTTCAGTTGTggaggctgtgtgtgtgtgtgtgtgtgtgtgtgtgtgtgtgtgtgtgtgtgtgtgtgtgtgtgtgtgtgtgtgtgtgtgtgtgtgtgtgtgtgtgtgtgtgtgtgtgtgtgtgtgtgtaagttgtGTTCCATCATCAGTGTGACCCTCCACGTGTGTACTATTGACACAGGCAGCCGTGTGGGCAGCCTCTCTGATAAGAAGGACCTATATAAGTCAGGCAGCATTGGGAGGTCACTCTACAGACCCCCGAAGCTCAGGTAAATGACCAGTGACCGCTTCTCTGTCCGAAATGAACATTTTTCACTGCATAATCGATATGAAAGTACCAATGCTTTTGATCTGTTTTGTCCCTCTGCAGAAAAACAAACATGCATTTAGGAAAAGTGCTCATCACCGTTTTCACCTTGGCGTTAACAGCAGTCTCAGGTACTTTAGTTGTTGATGTTACACGCTTGTGACGCAATtgtacgttttttttgtttttttgtatctgATGCAAAGTCAATATGCTGATGCAGCTTCCCCGCCTCATCGTGAGGGCAGAGACGCCACCTGGACCGACTCCATGGCCAATCAGGCTCATCACAAGTCCAAACTGGCAAAGGATGAGGAGTAAGTTGACCTAATCGAGGACATTAAAGGGTGTGACCGTATGCCATGAATGTAATTTGGTTCATTTTCTGTACAGCAAAATGCAAAACATGCTTtgcttattattaaaaaaaaaaaaaaaaactgaaaacttCTGGCTGGCATTCTCCAAaaagacagtttaaaaaaaaaaactttatgaaaTATGGTGGCAACTTCAATAAATCACattttttatggatttttttaatttattttttatttaaagcttattctaataataatattaatagattttatttgtaaaaagcactttccattgagcaaacaacctcaaagtgctacagtgtattgaaaaaaaaaaaaagataatacaaataaaaactacaacaagcatgcatgtatctaaaaaaaatttaaaaaaaagctttttaaaaaagaagggtttttaagggCAGCATTGTtgaataaggtggcgacttgtccagggtgtaccctgccttctgggcggcatagttcggttggtagagtggccgtgtcagcaacttgagggttgcaggttcgattcccgcttgtgccatcctagttactgccgttgtgtccttgggcaagacactttacccacctgctcccagtgccacccacactggttttaaatgtaacttagatattgggtttcactatgtaaagcgctttgagtcacttgagaaaagcgctatataaatataattcacttcacttctgccattgtgcagctgagataggctccagcgaccccaaaggagacaagcggtagaaaatggatcgatggatgggtttttaagccttttttaaaagcatccacagtctgtggtgccctcaggtggtcagggagagtgttccacagactgggagcggaggtcctgagtagtcctgagttcaatcccgggctcgggatctttatgtgtggattttgcaagttctccctgtgactgcgtgggttccccccttgtactccggcttcctcccacctccaaaatcatgcacctggtaataggttgattggcaacactaaattggccctggtgtgtgaatgtgagtgcgaatgttgtctgtctatctgcgatggccctgtgatgaagtgacaacttgtccagggtgtacaccgccttcctcccatgtacagctgagataggctccagcgattccaaaggggacaagcagtagaaaatggatggatggatggatgggtttttaagccttttttcaaagcattcacagtctAAGGTGCCTTCAGgttgtcagggagagcgttccacagactgggagcggaggtcctgagtagtcttgagttcaatctcgggctcgggatctttctgtgtgtagtttgcatgttctccccgtgactgcgtgggttccctccgggtactccggcttcctcccacttccaaagacatgcacctggggataggttgactggcaacactaaaattgtccctagtgtttgaatgatagtgtgaatgttgtctgtctatctgtgttggccctgtgatgaggtggcaacttgtccagggtttaccccgcctactccccgaatgcagctgagataggctcttgcgaccacccgcgaccccgaaagggacaagcggtagaaaatggatgggttttaAGCCTATTTTTAaatcatccacagtctgtggtgccctcagatggtcagggagagcattccacagactgggagcggcagagcagaaagcccggtccttggaggttggaggaggttagtctgtccggagcggaggtgtcgtgtggaggatttggggctgagcagttctttgaggtagagggggggaaGTACttgtgggttagtagggagactttgtattcaatcctgagtggaacaggaagccagtgaagagaTTTTAGAActggtgtgatgtggtcgtattcctgcactctcatcaggatcctggcagcactattctgtacgtactgcagcttctggaggttcttgctggggatcccgacaagaactGAGTCGCAGTAGTCTAGCCTGGAGGAGAATATTCTATTCTGCAAGTTCTTGGTCCTTAATTCATGGCtaaattcatgtatgtatgtatgtgtgtatatatatatatatatatatatatatatatatatatatatatatatatatatatatatatatatatatatatatatatactacattaacaatatattttttcacataAGCTgcacaaaaaatatcaaaatcaaacttTAAAACCTggaagctcagtcaccagaatgttacagtaaaagcagtgttgtttttttactgcatatagaaaaaaaaaaaataaatggaatgGAAGGGAGACACAATACcacagtgtccaaataactctaaattaagtctttgtggtgtttgggtctgtgggacccgttttcatttttttattaaaagaaaaatgatacaattaattaatttttcaaactgagactcatttTCCGTGAAGAActtatatcagaatacatatttaatgaccacacaacATGCACCCCCACCCCCttacacatttttattacatataagatgtctgggtccactggacccggggctaagtgtggaaattgatgttctgtgcaccacacacacacacacacacacacacacagcaggcctagacaggaggaggacagagtgtatcaatcaatcatccatccatccatttttgtaccacttattcccttgggggtcgcggggggcgctggtgcctatctcagctgcaatcgggcggaaggcggcgtacaccctggaaaggtcgccacctcatcgcaaggccaacacagatcaatcaatcaatgtttatttatatagccctaaatcacaagtgtctcaaatggctgcacaagccacaacgacatccgcggtacagaacccacataaaggcaaggaaaaacttacccCAGGgtaaaccgaaagcaatggacatcgagtgggtccaacatagtaatgtgaaagtccagtccaaagtgtatccaacataatagggagagtagtaggtacacagaacatcagagggtcaaatgtgcgagaaaatgagagcagacaatgttgacaaacaatgttgcaaccttgtgtgggaactgcaggtgcagaaacacaaaataaaattgcCTCACAAtcgaacacttttatgttaaaatactgaacagatgtttaccttctgcaacgggtccatcagacccacaaacgctggctgaagaaaaacaatatgaacgttgcacggaaaatttctctgccatttTCTGTATCCCACATGGattcttattttgtgtttctgcacctgcggttcccacacaagattgcaaacattgtttgtcaacaccgtctgctctcattttctcgcacatttcaccctctgatgttctgtgtacctacactctgtcctcctcctgtctaggcctgctgtgtgtgtgtgggtgtgggtactgaacagatgtttaccttatcccaataaacatctgttcattattttaacataaaagtgtttgactgTGAAGGAtttaaagccacaaaatgcaacgggtccatcagacccacacacactggctgagtaacaacaatatgaacgttgcacggaaaatttctctgccatttTCTGTATCCCAcatggattcttcttttgtgtttctgcacctgcggttcccacacaaggttgcaacattgtttgtcaacaccgtCTGCTCTCATTTACTCGCACATtttaccctctgatgttctgtgtacctacactctgtcctcctcctgtctaggcctgctgtgtgtgtgtgggtgtgggtactgaacagatgtttaccttataccaataaacatctgttcagtattttaacataaaagtgtttgatggtgaggcattaaaagccacaaaatgcaacgggtccatcagacccacacacgctggctgagtaacaacaatatgaacgttgcacggaaaatttctctgccatttTCTGTATCCCAcatggattcttcttttgtgtttctgcacctgcggttcccacacaaggttgcaacattgtttgtcaacaccgtctgctctcattttctcgcacatttcaccctctgatgttctgtgtacctacactctgtcctcctcctgtctaggcctgctgtgtgtgtgtgggtgtgggtactgaacagatgtttaccttatcccaataaacatctgttcagtattttgacatgaaagtgtttgattgtgaggcattaaaagccacaaaatgcaacaggtccatcagacccacaaacgctggctgagtaacaacaatatgaacattacaaaagtgttaataaacaactaattaatggtgaatatgttccccgtactaaagtgttaccaacccTAGTCCACATGAACCCACACTAAAGGAGTCTTTGTGTCCCACGTTGCACAGCCAGGTCTACAAGAGCCACATAGACGACAGCGGCCTGTACAACCGCGGCGAGGATGACCTCTACAAGAACCCGGTTTCGGAAGAGATGCAGCGCAAAATCTACATGGAGTCGGAGCGCCTGCGTGCGCGTCTGCGTCAGGAGCTGGCCGAGCTGAGGGAGAGGCTGGATCTCTCGCCGTCCCACCGCGGCGCCACCTTGTCCGCCGTGAGGCAGCGCTTGTCCCCCATCACCCAGCAGCTCCTGGACTCTCTGAGCAGCAGCGCCCACCGCCTGTGCGACCGGCTCCGTCTTCACCTCCGCCACCAGGAAGACCCCCGAGACTTCCAATGGATGACGCAAACCCTGCAGCGGGGCACCTCCGAGCTGGCGGCCATCTTGGATGACCTCGCCGCTCAAACCTCCCAGGTGACGGAGCGCCTGGGGGAGACGGGCGAAGCGATGAACAGGGAAATCCTGCAAGACTTCGCCTCGAGGCTGGGACGGGAAGTGAGTGCCCTGAAGGTGGAGGTTCAGAAAGCGCTGGAGACTCTCAAAGCGGAGCTGGCGAGGGATGACGCCGACGCCGCCTTGGAGCGCTTCTGCCAAAGCGCGGCGCGGCAACTTGACTTCCAGGCCCGGATGGAGAGGATGTTCACGGGAATGGAGGAGGAGACCAGTCCTTCGCTGTCTGGACAGTCTGAGGGCTCATTGCAGGAGGACTTCTCAGTCAAACTGTCGGCTCTCATCCAGGACATTCTGCACTCTGTGCAGTGACACGTCCGCCATCAAACTACCGCCATTTCCGGGCTTTAGATCACACCGGTATTTAAGCCAAACTTTAGAAGAAAGCTACATTTTTTCATATGTTCTATAATAtagattgtccatccatccatccatttgcttctccttatccgaggtcgggtcgcgggggcagcagcctaagcagggaagcccagacttccttctccccagccacttcatccagctcctcctgggggatcccaaggcgttcccaggctagccgggagacatagtcttcccaacgtgtcctgggtcttccccgtggcctcctaccggttggacgtgccctaaacacctccctagggaggcgttcgggtggcatcctgaccagatgcccgaaccacctcatctggctcctctccatgtggaggagcagcggctttactttgagttcctcccggatggcagagcttctcaccctatctctaagggagagccccttcacccggcggaggaaactcatttcggccgcttgtacccgtgatcttgtcctttcagtcataacccaaagctcatgaccataggtgaggatgggaacgtagatcgaccggtaaattgagagctttgccttccggctcagctccttcttcaccacaacggatcgatacaacgtccgcattactgaagacgccgcaccgatccgcctgtcgatctcacgatccactcttcccccactcgtgaacaagactccgaggtacttgaactcctcaggttctcctccccaacctggagatggcactccaccctttcccgggcgagaaccatggactcggacttggaggtgctgattctcatcccagtcgcttgacacttggctgcgaactgatccagtgagagctgaagaccctggccagatgaagccatcaggaccacgtcatctgcaaaaagcagagacctaatcctgcggccaccaaaccggatcccctcaacaccctgaccgtgcctagaaattctgtccatgaaagttatgaacagaatcggtgataaTATAGATTGTGTAAAGATTCatttacatgccttaattgttACCAAACGATGCCTGtaaaacggcagtaaaacggctgatcacacaaaacagaagccatcatGATGGACCCTCCAGCTGTGGAAGATAGCTTTCCAAACAGCTAAGCAGACTCATTTAGTCCACAGTCACGTTTAGGTGTATTTAACACAACTGAAaatatacaaaaagaatgccatcgtAAGTTAATAAAaccgagcggtatagctcggttgggcgtgccagcaacttgaagattCCACGatcgatccccgctcccgccatcctagtcacagccgttgtgtctttgggcaagacactttacccacctgctcccagtgccacccacactgctttaaatgtaacttagatattgggtttcactatgtaaagcgcttcgagtcactggagaaaaagagctatataaattcactaaaactaacacagacactcgtaaacgtgttagcgttTACACACCGCTGGCTTGAGTACATGACGGCAGCACGttcaaatgtgcatgaaaacactcctacagacatcacacacgggacaGGTTTAGTAAGCATGAATTGCTTTAGTTGCATTGTAAAACtttcaaacgttgcttggagggaTGAGTGACGAATCCGAACAAGTAGCGACGTATTGGACAAGTAACAGACGAAAACGGGATatgcttccggttcaaggcacaaaaacaggaagtacattttttttaacccgcAGTGAGCaaatttgtccaaaagatggcgccattgcacaaacaataacacattcTTAGCgtctctgtctgtgttttatgaaaacgATGCGTCGAAAGCAAAACATTAGGgaagaaaaatgtattttataagccgcagggttcaattCAAAGTATAAAAAAGATATGgtatttttttaagtacatatttttttaagtattttcctTTTCTTATGTGTAAATGATCGCTATGGAGTCGCAACATAGCCATTAAGTTTTGGTCCCTTGCTACATCACGTCCTAAATTAGGAATTTCCAAGCATAAAAATGCCTaaataaaatttttgaaaaattatACTAAAGTGGTATTTACCACGAGAAGGAACTAAACCAAACAGAGTTCAGTATCACGCCCaccgattggctcagcctcaggcagcataactatattggggcggtatagctcggttggtagagcggccgtgccagcaacttgagggttgcaggttcaattcccgcttccgccatcctagtcactgccgttgtgtccttgggcaagacactttacccacctgctcccagtaccacccacactggttttaatctaacttagatattgggtttcactatgtaaagtgctttgagtcactagagaaaagcgctatataaaatacaattcacaattcacaattggATTTAAAAGAATGTAAAGATGACTAAAGGGTGTTGtgtctagagggctctcatattgttaaaaaaaaacttataaaGATTTTAACATCTTGTTCTAtaattgtcagagttagttggtgttgaaccccaagatgcagagaaggacggaggcattttgcaggaaaacatgataaaatactagaacaaaaccaaacaaagggtacaaacaaaaagcgcgcacgtgggcggataacaaacaaaaagccctagcgtggaagctagctggtatctagcaggaaatagaagtcgtacttataataagaaaacaaactggaagcaggaaacaaaagacagtaagcttgAAACATCTAACTAAATTTAGCTTACCGCAACGCCGTATTGACTCGACAacatacgacacgacacgacaggtagcaatgacaagagcgacaagaagtgacatcgacaagacaataaaccagcactcgactggaggacaaaacaggttcaaataggagcgggcttattgacaccaggtgtggccaggtgccaatcagccgcatctgagggaaaacagcgcagttcagtttattaaggatccccattagtctacaccgcagtggagactattcttccgcacaggggaaaaaacaggaaacagacaaaataagagcgc
This window harbors:
- the zgc:162608 gene encoding uncharacterized protein zgc:162608, with the translated sequence MAAVDYGLALTTRSRVGSLSDKKDLYKSGSIGRSLYRPPKLRKTNMHLGKVLITVFTLALTAVSASPPHREGRDATWTDSMANQAHHKSKLAKDEDQVYKSHIDDSGLYNRGEDDLYKNPVSEEMQRKIYMESERLRARLRQELAELRERLDLSPSHRGATLSAVRQRLSPITQQLLDSLSSSAHRLCDRLRLHLRHQEDPRDFQWMTQTLQRGTSELAAILDDLAAQTSQVTERLGETGEAMNREILQDFASRLGREVSALKVEVQKALETLKAELARDDADAALERFCQSAARQLDFQARMERMFTGMEEETSPSLSGQSEGSLQEDFSVKLSALIQDILHSVQ